From the Juglans microcarpa x Juglans regia isolate MS1-56 chromosome 7D, Jm3101_v1.0, whole genome shotgun sequence genome, the window CACGACCAAGATCAACGAAATAAGAGCTCCAAAGAATGTAACAGCTGCCAAAATAATGAAAGACATCCTATAACACTGAGAACCAAGGCAAGTGAGCTCCTTCACCGATGCCCGATTCATACCCTTCACTGCTAGCTGTTTCAATGCCTCTCTATCGTAAAGCAACCCAGTTACCCTTACATTCAGAATATACGACCCAAGTGGGCTTGCCATTTGTCCACAATTGAACAACGTAGAGTAGTATTTGAGGCCAAAGAGCTCGGAAATTATTGCAAAAAGCAAAGGCAACTGCGCCCCAAAGGAGAACCCTATGATGACTGATGCTACATAGACAGAGCCGGGGACCGGAAAGGCGATTAGAAGGTGGCCGGCGCATGACAAAAGAAGCACCATTGTCATCATAAGTGGACGGGGAATTTTGTATCTTACAAGGAGGCTTTCAGAAACAAACCCAGAGAACACTCTGCCGAAGTAATTCCATATGCTAACAAGTGATACAAAAGAGCTTATTGTTCGAGTTGGGTATCCCAAAGACTCCCCAATCTGTCCCAAGTTGTCCACAGCTGTTAAACTTGCCCCCAGCCCACATAGGGTTGCGAGGAAGAGAATCAGCATGTCCATGCTCAATAGGGCTTGTAAAATACTGTAGTCTTCTCCCCTTTCTGGTTTGTTGAATATGTTTGCGAAGCAATTAGAGGTCTCCTGCTTCTTTTCTTGGTTTAAAGCAGAACTAGGTGGTGATTCTACCTGCTTTGGCTGAATTGCTTCTGGTGTTTGGACAGTAACCTCAGATGGGGGCAGTTTCTTGAGGTTCCAGGTTGCCACTTCTTCTCTAACTGCAATAAACAAGGAACGAAGAGCATAAACCAGATCACGGTGGAACATCCAGCGTAGGCAGTGCGGGAGAAAACAATCTGTTTCTCAAGTATAGTTATGACCATGAGAAACAAAGCAATAACGATTGACACATAGAGGAAATGATAGAAGACTCGGAGCTCGTTTGGTTGCCTAACAAGCTTCATCGTCCGGATCGTGTACACGAACACAACGGATAACGCTGCCGGAAACCATGCGATGAGAAGAATAAGAGATTCGGCATCGTTTCCATAGATGGCTAAGTAAAGTTGGGTCATGACAGCTCCGCTCAGCCCCACAAAACCCTTCAACAGCCCCAACATAACGCCTCTGCTTTCTGGGAAGTTCTTGACACAAGTGACAAGAGCTCCGGTATTCGCAAAGTTCTGCGAATTGGCTCCAATGCAAATATACATGCACATCTGCCATACCTTGGGCTTGGCAATTTTGCCCGTGACGGCAAGCCATATCATGAAGTATCCTGCAAAATTCATAGCCGAGCCAACCAGCAGCACGAACCAAGTTGGGGTAACTTCAGCAATGAGACCGGAGAGAACCCCAACGTTTGCTCCAAGGTCTTTGAAAAATCCCATCAGATTGAGCGTGGTTTGGTCATAACCAAGAGAAGCTTTTATCTGTTTGGAGTAGATTCCGAAAAGGTAAGTGGCACCAGCCCCGGTCATGATCAGGAAGGAGGCGAAGACAGTGAACCATCGTCCTCGAACCACATGTAGAGCAAAAGGGAACAATTCATGGCATTGTACGCCTCCACCGCTGGGGAGGTACCGACCATGGCTGGAGCTTgtctcttcttatttttttctactGTGATTAAGGGCTTGTTTTGAAAGAAGATATCAGAAACGAGACTTTTATGGATACATGCATTATCGACAGAAAAAGATAGTTATTTTGGAGATTATCATCTGTCAACTTACCCTACAAAAAAAGAGAGGTTGGATAAGAGAGGAGGGGAGTAGAGCGAACCTCGGAGACTGAAGCGGCCAACTTAATTCCCTTGAATTGAATTAAGACGGTGGCATGAATTTATAGCACAAATTAAAGAGAACAACCGAACAAACATGTGGGGGTGAGTTTGTTAACGGCATGGGCGCATAAGCTGTGAAGATCGAATATGCATCTTCTTTATCTTCAAACAATCATTGACTCTTGAAGATTGAGACAAAGTTGTCAAAGTCGGTCACGGATCAAAATCATCATGTCCAGATACTTATAGCTAGCGATGATCCCgtgatttattttcatttccctTATTTCAATTTCTGATCTTTTAATTTAAACAGATCAATACACGCAATATATAATTAGCTTCTATATATCTTTTTGGAAATCAAACTTTTGTTCTGACCGTGGTTGTCCGCTAgctatatgattatttttttaagcgGATAAGACaagattatatattaataaatatatagtataaaaaaaataaatatatgtgaCGAATTATTTACGACCATAACGactatttaagataaaaatatattaattttaacaaataaataatttttgtaagtatatatatatatttaaaatctaaacggATAAACATGTGATCCAAATCATGTAATTCTAtatttctatttgattttttagaacagttattcttataaaaatgtcttaaagatatatcatatatacaaaaagAAGAGAACGCCATAGATTTGAGCGTCAAAGATCTAAGGtgacaaaaaatgaaatgtaatgTGAAAGCACTTTGATgcaatgaatatatataggTCGATGTCAAAGAAGAGGAGGTTCCACTTAGTTAAAACGAATAATTATTGGTAGCTGATAAAAgaaagaacataaaataatgAGCACTGCATTATACATCACAAtcatatctatttttattttatttttatttttatttttaataaattttttaaattattctattcatcattcttacatcatatatttataaaattaaaattaaaattaaaaattaaaataaatgtataatataaaaaataaaattattataaagtaagTGGAGGCCAACTAAAATCCTCAGTCTCTGTCAACAGCATGTGCAATGGTGCATGTGCAATTATGGAGCACCCTtgcataatatatttcatagtaaaataaagatattttcataaattaatattagttttatataaaaatattttcataaattaatattagttttataaaatattttataaaaatatacctttttaatatattattatgtaaaatattataaaaaattatgtgtgcctatcatttttcttaaataaatggCATCAATGATAACGTTACTTGATTTTTCAgatatattcataattttttaaggataatgatacacttttaatttatttataactatcGTACAATTCATGTCCAATCAATCAAGAAAATCATCTTAttcaattacaaataaattttaatattacaaaatcgCCCTTAATTTTATGcagagttgtaaaatagttacaaaataattgtaagcctatcatttttcaaacttaatatttttatttaatcattatttaattattatctaaacataaaatttaatataactttttcatacttcaaaacaaaacataaaaaagtttacaatttttcaaatttcaaaacaaaaaaaatattgtaacaatattttttattcaatttttttcttttatttttcaaatctctataaaacatgttaattaaaaccattttactactatttataaaattttaagatattctAATGGGATGCTTGAGGAATGAGATGATATTagaattctgtaaataatagtaaaataatttaaattaaaatgttttattggattttgagaaaagaaagaaaaaaaattgaataaaaaaatttttataatattatttttattttaaaattttaaaaaattatcttatttcttatttaaaaattttaaaaaattataataattagataatgatgaaataaaaacaattaaaaatttataacttaaaataattgtgtttaAGTACTGTatgaaaaaacaattattaaaacGAGACGTGATGAATTTTGCAAGGGTGAAAATACACTAGTTAAAGTAAGTGGGAGAAGGTGCGAGGCAGGCGCCCAAAACTCTGAAAATTTGGGAGCCTCCTGTATCATTCcctaaagaataataaaaaaaaatcttcttataagtgaattgaattaagttgagatgataaaatattattagaatattattttttaatattattattattttaaaattaaaaaaattaaattatttattatattttatattagaatttaaaaaaattataatgatgagttgatataaattgaaatgattttaagttccaaacgaaaccttagTTACAATAAGTGGgtccataaaaataataaagtgaaataaacaaaataaaataaggtaaTTTAAATAAACGGGGGCCATGATTCATGAATAGATAACGAGATACCTACGACCGGTTTggacatttaaatattttagttattcttAAAATTTAGCACAATTTTTTAGCAAACATCATTTAAgcataaaatgttttataatttttgatttttaatattttcatctaatcatgattaatataaatttcttaaacttttaattGATGAAATGaccgatataatatatatattattttattattatataaaacttttaaaagacGTTGTTCTATAATTAACTTTtagcaaaaaaataagaaacgacattatataatttaatataccaAACTATGTCGTTTTAGAATGAAGCCCTATGCTGAGTCCCCCCTCCCATCGTCTTCATTTCCTCTATAATGTCATCTCTCCCTCCTTTCTCACATTGCTCTCCCTCCGccaacccatctctctctcacacaccaCAAACGCATGCCGCTCTACCATTATTGGCCTCGTTCGGTCTAGTCGTCCCCTCTATCTCTATCATCTCTTAGACTTGTCATTTATCACACCACccatctctctctgtctctctcatctctctaaGCTCTCTCACTCTATTCTCTCCTTTATTCAGTCCAATATGTCCCCCTTTCCACCGGTGGTTTATTGGTGATCACATCGCCCCGAGACAGTCTCTCTCACCTGAAATAGATTTCTCTCTAGTGTCCTGtaaccaataatatataaaaggcACGGCTTAGCTTGTTATTTAATGTTTAACcctataatttttctattatttgatGTTTAACTTGTTTATGTGTATTtacaagtattttaaaattcttgGACCAGATTTTTGGGACCATGATTGGTAATTAGAGAGCTATTTTACACTGAGTGAGCTACATGTTcaatttagtgttttttttttttttggcacgaaaaatttaaaaattagattattgtTCGTTGAATATATTGTAATTGCgttgtggtgttgtttttaGAATCTAAATTTTAGAGTCCTAAACTTGTGACGCatgttgcaaactagctgctgtATAATAAATGCATTATGTATTGTTGCATGAAAAGTTGAAAgatttaattattgttcattgataatattattgtgattttgTTGTAAAGTTGTTTTGAGGTAAATTGTGGAAATATGAGTGAACAAAATTCTAGACTTGTGATGTTTATCATGTTTCAAACTAACTGTTACGTAAATGTGGCTtgtggttttttattttattttttaatttttatgatttgtaattattattttatttcacatgTTAAATGGATTCTTCGTTAACTTCAGTTTATGTTAACTCAAACGAACCAATCAGTAACTTATAAGATGATTTGAGAGATACTCAAACTTTAAACGCCTAAGTGCTCATACCCATATTACTTATCCACTTCCTAAGAAATGGAAGGGGAATGATCTGTCATTAGTTTGAGACCATTTTAAGAATGTGCATGGTTGTCCCGTGGAGCCTAAGGATGCGTGTAACTATTGTGACAAAATATATGCTTTCCACTCAAAGAGGAATGGGAATTCAACAATGCAAAGTCATTTGTCTACATGTCCCGAAAATCCTCATAAACGTGTGCCATTTGAAAGATACCACAAAACATTGATAGGTGAGGCAACACCTGAGGAAGGGATTGAAGATAGTGTTGGTAATATGATGAGGAAACTCATAACCCACAAATATAGACTGTGAGGTTAGAGATTGCAGAGATGGTAATTATATATGAGTTGCCATTTAGTATTGTTTAAGGGCAAGGGTTTGAGAAGGTTTGTTGGTCTTTTAAACCTCAGCTTAAAGTTGTCAAGATACAGCATGTTCGCAAGAGGTTTTAAGAAGTTATTCTCACCGAGGGGAGACTATTCGTGCGTCCTTGATTGGGGCATTGGGAGGATATTCATTGTTATTGTTGATAATGCAAACTCAAATGGTCTTacaattgaatatttgaaatggtGTTTTACAAGGAATGTGTTTGGGGTAACATATATGTAAATGAGGGTTTGAGAGAGTGTAATGATGCCATCACAATAGCTTGAAATGCAATTAGATATGTACACTTCTCCCCTGCAAGATTAGATAAGTTTAAAATATGtgcagaaaaagagaaaattgattgtaaaactCCGTTGTCTCTTGATGTACCAACTTGATGGAACTCAACATAATGATGTTATAGGCAGCTGATCAGAAATTTGAGGGTTTTTAGGCGA encodes:
- the LOC121239339 gene encoding LOW QUALITY PROTEIN: protein NUCLEAR FUSION DEFECTIVE 4 (The sequence of the model RefSeq protein was modified relative to this genomic sequence to represent the inferred CDS: deleted 2 bases in 1 codon); this translates as EETSSSHGRYLPSGGGVQCHELFPFALHVVRGRWFTVFASFLIMTGAGATYLFGIYSKQIKASLGYDQTTLNLMGFFKDLGANVGVLSGLIAEVTPTWFVLLVGSAMNFAGYFMIWLAVTGKIAKPKVWQMCMYICIGANSQNFANTGALVTCVKNFPESRGVMLGLLKGFVGLSGAVMTQLYLAIYGNDAESLILLIAWFPAALSVVFVYTIRTMKLVRQPNELRVFYHFLYVSIVIALFLMVITILEKQIVFSRTAYAGCSTVIWFALRSLFIAVREEVATWNLKKLPPSEVTVQTPEAIQPKQVESPPSSALNQEKKQETSNCFANIFNKPERGEDYSILQALLSMDMLILFLATLCGLGASLTAVDNLGQIGESLGYPTRTISSFVSLVSIWNYFGRVFSGFVSESLLVRYKIPRPLMMTMVLLLSCAGHLLIAFPVPGSVYVASVIIGFSFGAQLPLLFAIISELFGLKYYSTLFNCGQMASPLGSYILNVRVTGLLYDREALKQLAVKGMNRASVKELTCLGSQCYRMSFIILAAVTFFGALISLILVVRTRTFYKGDIYKKFREVALVTTTGTDADINPKAKN